In a single window of the Primulina tabacum isolate GXHZ01 unplaced genomic scaffold, ASM2559414v2 Contig1297, whole genome shotgun sequence genome:
- the LOC142536297 gene encoding protein Ycf2-like yields the protein MVERKNLYLRGLLPIPMNSIGPRNDTLEESVGSSNINRLIVSLLYLPKGKKISESCFLNPKESTWVLPITKKCSMPESNWGSRWWRNWIGKKRDSSCKISNETIAGIEILFKEKDIKYLEFIFVYYMDDPIRKDHDWELFDRLSLRKRRNRINLNSGPLFEILVKHWISYLMSAFREKIPIEVEGFFKQQRAGSTIQSNEHVSHLFSRNKWALSLQNCAQFHMWKFRQDPFVSWGKNPHESDFLRNVSRENLIWLDNVWLVNKDRFFRKVRNVSSNIQYDSTRSSFVQVTDSSQPKGSSDQSRDHLDSISNEDSEYHTLINQREIQQLKERSILWDPSFLQTEGTEIESDRFPKCLSGYSSMSRLFTEREKQMINHLLPEEIEEFLGNPTRSVRSFFSDRWSELHLGSNPTERSTRDQKLLKKQQDPSFVPSRRLEKKELVNIFKIITYLQNTVSIHPISSDPGCDRVLKDEPDMDREDTRYNRDFESEERFQEMADLFTLSITEPDLVYHKGFAFSIDSYGLDQKQFLNEARDESKKKSLLVLPPIFYEENESFSRRIRKRWVRISCGNDLKDPKQKMVVFASNNIMEAVNQYRLIRNLIQIQYSTYGYIRNILNRVFLMNRSDRNFEYGIQRDQIGKDTLNHRTIMKYTINQPLSNLKKSQKKWFDPLILISRTERSMNGDPDAYRYKWSNGSKNFQEDLEHFVSEQKSRISWRILQKKWCLPQWNLISEISSKCFHNLLLSEEMIHRNNESPLISTHLRSPNVWEFLYSILFLLLVAGYLVRTYLIFVARASSELQTEFEKVKSLMIPSSMIELRKLLYRYPTSEPNSFWLKNLFLVALEELGDSLEEIRASGGNMLGPAYGVKSIRSKKKYLNINLIDIIDLIPNPINRITFSRNTRHLSHTSKEIYSLIRKRKNVNGDWIDDKIESWVANSDSIDDEEREFLVQFSALTAEKGIDQILLSLTHSDHLSKNDSGYQMIEQPGAIYLRYLVDIHKKYLLNYEFNTSCLAERRVFLAHYQTITYSQTSCGTSTLHFPSHGKPFSLRLALSPSRGILVIGSIGTGRSYLVKYLATNSYVPFITVFLNKVLDNKPKGFLIDDIDIDDSDDIDASDDIDASDDIDRDLDTELELLSMMNALTMDMMPEIDRSYITLQFELAKAMSPCIIWIPNIHDLD from the exons ATGGTCGAAAGAAAGAATCTCTATTTGAGGGGGCTTCTTCCTATACCTATGAATTCCATTGGACCCAGAAATGATACATTGGAAGAATCGGTTGGGTCTTCCAATATCAATAGGTTGATTGTTTCGCTCCTGTATCttccaaaaggaaaaaagatcTCTGAGAGTTGTTTCCTGAATCCGAAAGAGAGTACTTGGGTTCTCCCAATAACTAAAAAGTGTAGCATGCCTGAATCTAACTGGGGTTCGCGGTGGTGGAGGAACTGGATCGGAAAAAAGAGGGATTCTAGTTGTAAGATATCTAATGAAACCATCGCTGGAATTGAGATCTTATTCAAAGAGAAAGATATCAAATATCTGGagtttatttttgtatattatatggATGATCCCATCCGCAAGGACCATGATTGGGAATTGTTTGATCGTCTTTCTCTGAGGAAGAGGCGAAATAGAATCAACTTGAATTCGGGACCGCTATTCGAAATCTTAGTGAAACACTGGATTTCTTATCTCATGTCTGCTTTTCGTGAAAAAATACCAATTGAAGTGGAGGGTTTCTTCAAACAACAAAGGGCTGGGTCAACTATTCAATCAAATGAGCATGTTTCCCATCTCTTCTCGAGAAACAAGTGGGCTCTTTCTTTGCAAAATTGTGCTCAATTTCATATGTGGAAATTCCGCCAAGATCCCTTCGTTAGTTGGGGGAAGAATCCGCACGAATCGGATTTTTTGAGGAACGTATCGAGAGAGAATTTGATTTGGTTAGACAATGTGTGGTTGGTAAACAAGGATCGGTTTTTTAGAAAGGTACGGAATGTATCGTCAAATATTCAATATGATTCCACAAGATCTAGTTTCGTTCAAGTAACGGATTCTAGCCAACCGAAAGGATCTTCTGATCAATCCAGAGATCATTTGGATTCCATTAGTAATGAGGATTCGGAATATCACACATTGATCAATCAAAGAGAGAttcaacaactaaaagaaagaTCGATTCTTTGGGATCCTTCCTTTCTTCAAACGGAAGGAACAGAGATAGAATCAGACCGATTCCCGAAATGCCTTTCTGGATATTCCTCAATGTCCCGGCTATTCACGGAACGTGAGAAGCAGATGATTAATCATCTGCTTCCGGAAGAAATCGAAGAATTTCTTGGGAATCCTACAAGATCCGTTCGTTCTTTTTTCTCTGATAGATGGTCAGAACTTCATCTGGGTTCGAATCCTACTGAGAGATCCACTAGAGATcagaaattgttgaagaaacaACAAGATCCTTCTTTTGTCCCTTCCAGGCGATTGGAAAAGAAAGAACTGGTTAATATATTCAAGATAATTACGTATTTACAAAATACTGTCTCAATTCATCCTATTTCATCAGATCCGGGGTGTGATAGGGTTCTGAAGGATGAACCGGATATGGACA GGGAGGATACACGTTACAACCGCGATTTTGAATCAGAAGAGAGATTTCAAGAAATGGCAGATCTATTCACTCTATCAATAACCGAGCCGGATCTGGTGTATCATAAGGGATTTGCTTTTTCTATTGATTCCTACGGATTGGATCAAAAACAATTCTTGAATGAGGCCAGGGATGaatcgaaaaagaaatcttTATTGGTTCTACCTCCTATTTTTTATGAAGAGAATGAATCTTTTTCTCGAAGGATCAGAAAAAGATGGGTCCGGATCTCCTGCGGGAATGATTTGAAAGAtccaaaacaaaaaatggtGGTATTTGCTAGCAACAACATAATGGAGGCAGTCAATCAATATAGATTGATCCGAAATCTGATTCAAATCCAATATAGTACCTATGGGTACATAAGAAATATATTGAATCGAGTCTTTTTAATGAATAGATCCGATCGCAACTTCGAATATGGAATTCAAAGGGATCAAATAGGAAAGGATACTCTGAATCATAGAACTATAATGAAATATACGATCAACCAACCTTTATCGAATTTGAAAAAGAGTCAGAAGAAATGGTTCGATCCTCTTATCTTGATTTCTCGAACCGAGAGATCCATGAATGGGGATCCTGATGCATATAGATACAAATGGTCCAATGGGAGCAAGAATTTCCAGGAAGATTTGGAACATTTCGTTTCTGAGCAGAAGAGCC GTATATCATGGCGAATTCTTCAGAAAAAATGGTGTCTTCCACAATGGAATCTGATAAGTGAGATTTCGAGTAAGTGTTTCCATAATCTTCTTCTGTCCGAAGAAATGATTCATCGAAATAATGAGTCACCATTGATATCGACACATCTGAGATCGCCAAATGTTTGGGAGTTCCTCTATTCAatccttttccttcttcttgttgCTGGATATCTCGTTCGTACATATCTTATCTTTGTTGCCCGGGCCTCTAGTGAGTTACAGACAGAGTTCGAAAAGGTCAAATCTTTGATGATTCCATCATCTATGATTGAGTTGCGAAAACTTCTGTATAGGTATCCTACATCTGAACCGAATTCTTTCTGGTTAAAGAATCTCTTTCTAGTTGCTCTGGAAGAATTAGGAGATTCTCTAGAAGAAATACGGGCTTCTGGTGGCAACATGCTTGGTCCCGCTTATGGGGTCAAATCGATACGTTctaagaagaaatatttgaatatcaatCTCATCGATATCATCGATCTCATACCAAATCCCATCAATCGAATCACTTTTTCGAGAAATACGAGACATCTAAGTCATACAAGTAAAGAGATCTATTCattgataagaaaaagaaaaaacgtgAACGGGGATTGGATTGATGATAAAATAGAATCCTGGGTCGCGAACAGTGATTCGATTGATGATGAAGAAAGAGAATTCTTGGTTCAGTTCTCCGCCTTAACGGCAGAAAAAGGGATTGATCAAATTCTATTGAGTCTGACTCATAGTGATCATTTATCAAAGAATGACTCTGgttatcaaatgattgaacaaccGGGAGCAATTTACTTACGATACTTAGTTGACATTCATAAAAAGTATCTATTGAATTATGAGTTCAATACATCCTGTTTAGCAGAAAGACGGGTATTCCTGGCTCATTATCAGACAATCACTTATTCACAAACTTCGTGCGGGACTAGTACTTTGCATTTCCCATCTCATGGAAAACCCTTTTCGCTCCGCTTAGCCTTATCCCCCTCTAGGGGGATTTTAGTGATAGGTTCTATAGGAACTGGACGATCCTATTTGGTCAAATACCTAGCGACAAACTCCTATGTTCCTTTCATTACGGTATTTCTGAACAAGGTCCTGGATAACAAGCCTAAAGGTTTTCTTATTGATGATATCGATATTGATGATAGTGACGATATTGATGCTAGTGACGATATTGATGCTAGTGACGATATCGATCGTGACCTTGATACGGAGCTGGAACTGCTAAGTATGATGAATGCGCTAACTATGGATATGATGCCGGAAATAGACCGATCTTATATCACCCTTCAATTCGAATTAGCAAAAGCAATGTCTCCTTGCATAATATGGATTCCAAACATTCATGATCTGGAT